TACAGGTTCTCCGCGGGCTGATGCGACCAGATGAGCTCCGACAGCCCGCCCCGCCCCCGCAGCGTGAGGGTGGCCCGGGCGTTGTTGAGCACGGCCCGGATCTTGCGCTGATTGCGGATGATCTCGGGGTTGGCCATGAGCTTCTCGACGTCCCCCTCATCGAACTCGGCCACCTTCTCCGGGTCGAAACCGGCGAATGCCCGGCGGAAGCCCTCCCGTTTGCGCAGCACCAGTTCCCAGGAGAGACCGGCCTGGAAGCTCTCGAGGCAGAGGCGTTCGAAGAGCCCCTGCTCGGTGCGCACCGGCATGCCCCATTCGGTGTCGTAGTAGTCGCGCAGCAGATCGGTGGTGGCGGCCCAGGCAGGCCGGGCGAGTCCGTCGGAGCCGATGATGAGGTCAGCGAAGTCAGCGTCAGTCATGTCCTATTGGACTCCCTGGCCGTCGCGGAGGTTCCCGAGCACGCGTTGTTCGTGATCGAGAAGCCACTTCTTCGCCTCCAGGCCACCGCGGTAACCGCCGAGGGAACCGTCGCTGCGTAGCACCCGGTGGCAGGGCCGGATGATGGGCAGCGGGTTGGTGGCGCAGGCGGTGCCCGCGGC
This sequence is a window from Corynebacterium comes. Protein-coding genes within it:
- a CDS encoding DNA-3-methyladenine glycosylase I, with amino-acid sequence MTDADFADLIIGSDGLARPAWAATTDLLRDYYDTEWGMPVRTEQGLFERLCLESFQAGLSWELVLRKREGFRRAFAGFDPEKVAEFDEGDVEKLMANPEIIRNQRKIRAVLNNARATLTLRGRGGLSELIWSHQPAENLYPRTSAEVPSQSPESLALSKALKEAGFTFVGPTMIFALMEAVGMVDTHLLESHRRGSSGVWA